The sequence TGTACCGCTACGCATCGTGCCTCTAGCGACCCGAGGTACTGAAAACACCCGGGCCCGTGTGCTCTTTGTGTCTTGTCGCGAGTCTTGTCGTATGCACCTTTCGGCGCCGTgtctcgcgctgctgctcctcaatGCCAGCTTTTGGTCGACTAATTTTGAGACCGTGGTAATATTGCTATAGAGTGCAGCAAGCAGTTCACACCTAAGGTGGAGAAATTcgtatccagaaggaggaacaatGCCCACTTTCATCGGACCAGGATTTATGACCTGGCTAACAATAAATTCGAGGTCACGTGTTACCGTatgtatgcttcagggtatagcatAGGGGACATCATGTAGCAATGTCAACTTAGGCCTCATGAGGTGAACTGCACATGCAATAAACCAAAATTGCACCATATCCCATGCTCTCATACCGTCACCCCTTGCAGAGACATGGACGGCAATGACAAATTACAGTACatatcaccgtacttcacgatcgatgcattgaggagcacatagCTTCTAAAGATGCGTTCTTTCAACATTAGAAGCAGCTAAAAAATGATCGATGAGCCTAAGTGGGTACTTTATCTCCGAGCACGACACATGAATCCTGGAATACCTATAGCCACAAGgttgcaaggtgacatggatgcaaaAGATGTTGTTGACGACCTACGCAAGTGGAAAATATGCAAACAACCTAGCCATGATAGAAGAACTTGCCCGACCCGACAGTAAACTATTAGGCCAATATCTATTTGGTACCacatattttgtaatatatcgtatgatactacctattttgtaatatatcacAGACAtagtttgtattctaaattgttattcacctattagatgtactacctattttgtaatataacACATAGTATTGGCATCACAGacgatgtttttttattgaactatGAAGCTTGAAATCACTGTCaaggctcatggtggtctttcTGAACTTCTTTAGCAGCGGTatgacgagaaccataggggaaggatggTTTACATAGGGCATCAGGTACCACGATTATATGTGTTTTTTAATTACCACGATAATTTGTTACTTACtcaatacatgtattggatacctttgcaATTGCTTCCGTTGCGTGTCTGGAGTGTCCACACAATTAAGGAGTTAGACACTCAATTCCACGAGCCACTAGCACGGGTAGAACTACTACCGTTCACTCTCATGATGGCATGAGCTTTCATGGAGGGTGATGACAGGACACCTCTCCTGCCGATTGAGGTGGcgctgctcacaggtctcgtcgactAATGACGCCTTGAGacacacacgttccactttACTTTTGGCAAGATGGCTGTAATATTGAGGTatgtggccatgctgaccgagCTGCTAATCAGGGCATCCCGTTAGTAGTTTCGCGACCAACAAATGAGCAATGGAAGGGTTACCTTGAGGACATgtattatttgttatgtaatgcactttaAATATTCTAGTGCTATTTAAGGTTTATTGAGCCTTTGCATCTTGTAGATTTGATGTGTaatatgaaatgaaggatgttGCCCTCTCCATATCCTAGATTCGTGGGCTaccacagttcggtccatgctCACCGGATACGCACGAGGCTATAGTTATGCAGCACTATGAGGTCTACATGTACATCATGCTGGGATGCATCATGTTCTGTAACACGACAAGCGATTTTGTCCTCCcatatattgtatggttagcaggTCAACTCGTGTCACATCTTTATGAGTTGATATTACAGTTGAGGATCTGTTGTGCTAGCTGtaacctacagaggattgtgtgatgtaACCCAGCAGCCAAAGAAAAAGTATTTATTACAGGCTGCCTTCACCTCTTATAACTATGGAGCTGAGAGTACCTCTCGTTTTGTCAGCCTTGGGTGAGCAAGAGCTATTATCTAgtccccatctccgatggcgTTGCAGAATATATAAAgcctacgatggggtatcggtggatttaTGTCATACTGAGATGGAGTCGACAACAAGACTATGTAGCTACTCCTGGGTGATCAGTGATCTGGACATCCTTAGCGTCAATcccgtggagtgggatccatggtgtATGGCACGAGTGACTGAAATTGCGACTAGAGGACTTATCGCATTTTCTTGTTTGCGTGACTCaaacttatggatgaccaaatgcttcttgttgtatatTAACAATGTGAAAGTATATATTCTCCTGAGCGTATATAGAGGCAGTTCGGATACCGATATGTGGTGCCAGTACCTTCCCCACGAGACACCAGACGGGCGTACGAGTAAGTGCATTATTATAGATAGCATTAGTAGCTTAGGCGATCTATAAGTTCTAACTACTTATGTCATGTataggaggagaggaggcatATAGGACTGGGCATCCGTGAATACCGAGTACATACAGAGGTGGACGGAGTTAGCCACAGTAGATGTCGTTGTTCCTGCTAGATAATACGACGATGCCGCGTACTGtgagtaccttttgtggtaCCGTTCGCACACGCGTGCTACCTTAGCAAACTTATAGAGCCGGTCCCAAACTcttccccgaggatcatgcCTGCCTTATTCATGTTGTGGTAGGTGATGCGgtacttctaacaatttttattagttaaacctccgtattactgacatgatCCTCATCTTATACATACTGAAGAGACATACGAGATGCATACACAGACGAAGCAAGCTTATAGGGAATAAGCGGGTCATCAACGCGGATGGATTGAAATCCTCTCGGGACTACATAAGGACGAAAGGGTCCCATTTGTTGTCccctatacgtggtctaggtggttgtgtcCCGAGTTGGAAGGGGTATGACCTACCAGTCATGGACCCGTCTCGTACCTACCACAGTAAGCGCTCGTCCAGTGCCCATGAGGAACCCATTCAGGTACAGTCGCGAGAGGCACCTTTGGCTGCAgagcatcatgtgtcacgtTCCCGTACTGTGGCCGAGAAGTGCACGCATGCTCTTGAGCTCGAGCAGTATAGGTTTACTACCCCTACAGTGGACACAGACTCTTCATACTATGATGACACCTCCTCCTGCAGCATCAACTTATTacgaggacgtcattgactgcacGCAGCAGATGCCTGACTGAAGCAGCACGCATGATTTTAactgggctgctgcaatgcaAGCCACTAGCTTCAGCGAGCTCCTCACCGGacagtacccccaatatcctgATGCACTTAGGtattcacagtggtaccagcaggTTGAGCCTTCGGCACCCTGGACTCCATCGGAGCGCGTGCTAGAGACGTCCACACTTacgcatgaggatccttcatcatggtacatgcatgACCGAGTTAGCGGGTCTGGATACATGTTCGATAGGGGTCCCACATGacaggacgatgatgatgacgagtaAGGGTACACGTGGCAGGGACCAGTGCAGCCCGCTGGGATAAGGGCTACACACCCGTCAGACGCTTACACTCAAGGGGATTATGTGCGGTGTCATCATCGTTGAATAGCCAGTGCAGTTGTttggtgcacttgtacttgttcatgacacatgtattattcactatattatcGTAGTGATCTCTATTAtatcttattcactgtattatTAATGTAAGtacttttaaattatttaatatttgtcaaataattatggcacataaCTATTTACtagttatttattaagcattgttacatattaattatgatatttaatacttatttaatgtttattaaataataaGGAATTCGTGCTTTGATGCAGAATCAGAATGTTGCAATTAAAGATTAATAAATTTATGGCGGGATTTTCTAGTATATGCTTTtcatggacacctacaacgatcgatataacACTTAATGCCTTCTTATAAGTTGTGCGTAAAGGGAAGAATGATCTCTTCAAAGAGAACAATCTAATCCAAGCAATGTCCAAATTGTATATAAGATCATTCTGTTCTGCGTTAACCGTTCTGCTCCAATATATAACCATCAACGACCTTAGGACCCTCTTACACGAGTGGCGTCAAAGATATCTCAGGGTGTGTGAATTAATCGACCATCCTTTTATGCTAGATTTCTCTATAAGACAAAGAATGATAGTGATGTTGTCTGACCAGTACGCATCCCACATTCatatttatcattttttatttggtcaccctacttatcttttttctattgattcgaatgctcatCTTTTGCGTTAGGCATTCTTGAAAGACgtagagttgatcaacaaagacatctCAAATTTtttggtgatatatatatatatattattcggTGGGGGTGTGATACCTAGTTCGCGTAGAAGACAACGAATATCatcgaacctaaggggtacagggGAGCCCTCTATTATTCAACCAAaaaacgacgacgacgacgatgttGATGATTTAATGCCACCAATGTCTCGGCGTTCCAGTAGTAGTACAGAATAAAATTTAAGGAATACTACGAGAGGACGTTCACGTATCACATCGAGATGACGTATAACCAACAAAGAAATAGGGAGCGCTCCTAccttgatagctcaagatgacgatgatgatgatttcataccacACCGACCCCTCCCTCTAAGGCCTCTATCTCCCGATAACACTGATGATTCTaaagatgatggtggatttaCATGTATCCATCATTATAACTTCCCATCGCAACCTCAAAAATGACAAACATCTTTACCTGATAGCATTGATTAGCACAACTCGCATTGTTCTGCTAATTTGCATCGTCACTTTCTACCGCCATCTTGAGATAATCTAAGTATTCGATAGCTATACACTATGCATATGATGGTATTGCTTGTGTCTTAAGCAATCTTTTACTATCTCTTTCTCCTTTAACATCAATTTTGGGCAAAGGCACGATCACAACGTGATACAATTGGATCGTGAGACGGGGAGCAGGCCCCGTATTCGATATAtaatgtgccgaatatggtattattatcCGTATTTGACATGACATGTGTTGAATACAGGGTATCGGGCATTATGAGTATTCGACACACAATGTGCCAAATACACTTGAGGTTCTATGTATTCAgcataccgtgtgccgaatactatttgttctatatattttttggcACATCATGTGTTGAATACCCTtgctatatttataaatataatatgatgttgtatatatttttaaatataatctGATATGTTGTGTATTTTTGGATTTTCCCCGTAGCCCGACGGATACATGTACTCTACCACCTTGTGCGTCCAGTTGCGGCGATGCTATTTTTGCGCCCATCGTCCGTTTGTATCGCCGCGCCGTCGTTGGCTGAGTGGCTGGTTGATCTGTAAGCCTAATAATTGGACAACGGCCCATCTTTGATGATTATGGTTGAAATCTCAAGTTACATGGCAGCCGGGCCACGGGAAAGGTTGGAACATGCCCATGCCCATGCCCATTGGACAGGACTTTGTGGTCGCCAATGTGCCTGTGGGCAAAAAATAAGACCGGCCTGTCAGCAGGGCAACAGATGCATGAAAAGCGTAGAACTGACTTGATACTTTATAAACGCAAGCTGCATCTGATGCTGAGAAGTTGGTAGCAAGGCAAGGGAAAGAACATATCCGGGACTTGCAGTAGAACACACCAACTAATCGATAGCTATGTATGTAGTATATGAGATGTcaaggatttttattttttctctctgAATTATAGCGCATGATATGCTctaaatctattatattattatttaaatgttAAATGGAGCCATCATATTCGCTCTCATGAGATTACTATATTAATCGAAAAAAAGATTTAAACCATTCATTATTATGAAAATCTAACGGTATAAATTAAACCAAAGAATCCATATTACATACGATCTAAACCACTTAAGGCCATGATATTACCACATTGTCTATTCTTCCTATTTTATACATTtcgtaactaaatgacactgctctcataaaaaaactaaaaagactaatttttaatcaaacattatcgtgataaaatattataacgaAACTAGACATGCTATTAACATGGATCACATTATAGTTAAAGTACATTCACATGTGTCGCCAAGAGTTTAACAAATAGTTCTGGTCGTCACACAGGCAGTCAGAATCAAGAATCTCAAGCATGCATGACTCGAACTCTCCCCTGCGTCTGCATCTGTGCATCTCTGTTTCTCAGTAGTTTCACTTGTTGAATGCTTTCTTTTTTCGAAACAAATCAGACAAAGGAGCTATCGATTATATTGATAAAGCAGAAGGCACCGATTAGGCAAAACAATGGCTCCAAAAGAGGTTAAGCGATGAAACAACAATtacaacaacaaagacaaaacaacaacaacaacgatgCTCACAACAGATAAAAAAAACGCAACAAGAACGACGACTATCAACAATGGCCGGTTAGATGAAAGCCCCAACATGTCGTCGAGCCACCGTGCCCCGCAGGGCAATCACCACCGCAACCATCGGACACCGACCGCCATCAACAAAGCACCAACTGACCACCATATCACCAGATCGCCGAGCACCGGAAGAGCCGTCGCTGCAACACCAAGCCGCCACCAGCCCCAACACATCTCGACTTGCGCTCGTGGTTgtcgaaaccctagccatgaCCGAGCGAAGAGGAAGCCATCGCGAAGTTGACCACATTGCACCGAGCAGGCCGCCATTGTGCAGGACACGTCACAACAGCGCTGCTGCAACACCACAAATACCCACTGACCGAAGCAACGCACCATATCCGGTCGCCTTCGAGGCCGTCTCAATCATCGCCTCGATCATAATGCGTGGGTGGCGCCCCACACCCACTGTCAGACACCACACTTCGGATCCAGTTTGCCTTGCCACAGGGGGTGTGTAGCCCCAGCCTGCAACCCGTGTAGATCCTCCCTCCGCCGAGCCACAACCAAAATCATGGCTACACCACGCAGACAAATGCCCAGATGCTGCCAGCAACACTGACCTGGCTCCTTGGTGGCCACCAACCTCGAAAGTCCTTTGCAACACATCCACCACACCGCTGAAACACGCACACATCTTTCAGATCCGGCTGTTGCCGAGCAGAATCGTCGTTGGGCCGCCCACCGCGCCAGGGTGGTAGTGGACTATGTCGGCACGGTTTGCGACCACGACGGAGCAGCGGCTGACCTCTCGACGATGCACAGTGGTGCTCTCGCAGCGCCCATCCAGCTGAACCTCCACTACAGAGCTGCCAGACACCGGCCTTGCCCAGGCCACCAACACTCTCCGCACCGCACCAGCCATGGACACCAACCGTGTCGTCCATGTCCTCGCAATGCCATCAACGTGGCAGCCTCTAGATGGATCCAGTTGACGGGTGCAAGATCTGCTGCTCGTCTTTTTTTGTCAGTCGCCACTAGCCAGATCTGTCGCCCGTTGTTGCCTACCGCCCTACTTGGACTGGATCCGTCAACCATGACTGCCTGCTGGCCGCCACCTACCAGATCTGCCACCTACGGCCTGCTCCAGTACCGAGCGTGGCCGCTGCTCCTCATCATCGagcgtccaaacagtattctaattaatcattaagtcaatcattttcttaatcatgaTTTCAACGATTAATCATAATATCGCTCTGGTAGTCCCGATACGTGCTTTGTGCCTAATATCGGAACATTTGTCTTTCCAACATgaaacatcacaacaaagcttaagaaagagagaataattaacattatattacaagttcttaagtatgcaCCAAGTTaatataatttacagcaaaactgagctaggaggagactaaaatctgctcaactcctaactaatAAAAGAAACTATGCACCAGaaataaaagctaaagacaacaaaaggtgggtgaagccatatgcccttaggcttcaccccgaACGCGTGACCTCTaaaagtaggatgcactactcattcccaccaCTCACATCGACAGACGTGAAGTAGCAAAAAATTAACTCATCCTCACTtacaaaacctgtagagcagctaagtacgaatgtactcgtaagacttaatccataataggtacttataaatagcctgactccaaggatgaTGTATTGGGACGTTAACAAAAAtacggccacatggttaagtaagtaaattcatatgcgaaagcaaatttgatatAACCATGTGTGAGCATCTGTATTTGATCAAAAATAACAAACTAGTTTATAAACATTAACTGAACATAATGTTAAAGGAACTATAGTACTAACATCTATaatgaaccatctcaaccataccaaaccacattcgtaactctacgactgctacaaatggacaaaagcatgcgaATGATCGAGAGCAtggtatttcaaaatatttttacaaccTACAGTGGTActtctttacctacacgacttgaggatcatatggcttgcatgaccacacatgtctatacaaggggtactcatgttaaCCTTTTCTAATAAACCTCGACCGTTTGATCATACACCGATATGTGcggggggtcatccagaactgcTTTCGGAGCAAATTAGATACCCCAATTGACTTCATACCCGACACCATCGACCCGCATGTCAAAAAGTCATAATTGCAAAGGTAACCGGTTTATTGTTCCCATATAcaacatgtagtaagcacagaaagtactaaagccaactgcaacaacaatcgatgcttaaacgatgcaagcggtctacgatgTCCAGATCCCTCTCCTAACCTACCTAGTGGAACTCCTTATCCGAGcaggacaaacacccctaacactatCCACATTTTGCCTTATCCACCCCACTCATCCAAtcgacaccatcaacccatcattatgatcattatgCAAGTAGTCAAAGTCTATGCTCGCGaatgatgaaatatttcaccgctcgacttctaccgaggacctaagcacttaCTAAGCATCGcgaataatatttttattttagacaacatcatattgAACTTAGGCTACAAGAATACGGATCAACGATTattcaagataggagaattagtgcatcaacataggtacTACCCATCATAAACTCAACATCGACTCAAaatcatgcataacatacataaaacgtaatttatcacatatgacacacatgatccaaattaataggagaaaCCTTACCGCTTAGGTGTTTGCCTAtgctacccacgcaacactcacaaaactccggCAGACTGGCGTCGTCTTCAACCACTATCGTGACATGCTCTGGTTCTTCGTTCATTAAAGAAGAATAGGTGTAATGATGAGCATTAATGAAATGCACAATGCATGCtataatatgcataacaacaagctaaaggtgtaagacatacTGAGGAATAATAAAACTTACTATCTAAACAACACCAAAAAAGTAAAAGAATGTCGGAGACTTCGGGTTAAACTCGAAGTATCCAGGTTCCGAAACCTctgggtgaacctccgggtgagggCTCTCTGTTAGCCATTTTTTAAATAACCCGAAACCTCCTGGTGAGTCCGGATACTTTGGATTGGGTTAGACATTACAAGCGAGGCTCCGAGTGGGGCTCTCAGCTATTTACCTGGACCCTCTGGgtcgagtccggatactccaaaTTGGGTCGGACACTCCGGATTGATCCGGACTATCCAGGTTCTGGCCGAGTTaagttctaaagtgtttttcCCGACCAATTCTActcgcatgctaaatctattccaccaaaatatggatatacactatacaaagggttctagactcgaATTTCACCTAAAACACCATAGTTCTCGAGGATAATTTAATAGGGTTTCTCTAGGTTTACCCGGAGTATTCAGATCAATCCGGATTATTCGGGTTATCTAGAGAGGCTGCTTGAAGGGGAAATCTCGATCAATTTGATTTGCaagcttctccaaaccaaagggaaacatgCTTGAGAgcgtttatagagtctagaacttactcaccaacctagcaacatgatttctaactcaaatccttattttagctcaaaagttcaagaactcaagaattTTGCAACCGAAGCTTTAAACTCgggattcatccaaccaaaacgtGCATCTGTGCCATGGGAGcgtaggagactcacccaagatacTTTACCGAGATTGGGGATCGTCAGTTGAAGAAGGAAAAACtcagaaagaggaagaacatCAGTGCTCCTTGTGTTCAACTAAGAATGctaaaagacatcaaaaccggctcgaatcGTTTGGAAAAACGAAACTGAATTGGATAGATgggtagcttatgagctcgtgatcacgtgattactatatatatacctcgattccttctcttgaggtggaaTTTTgagggagaatgagagagagcttgagaggaagggagggagagagagctcctTGCTCTTATGGCCGGTGGGGAGCAcggggagagtgagagagctgaGGGAGTGGTTGGGTTTCTGGccatagagagggagagataggTGGtagggccacatgtggggcacacgtgttagagaaaaatatcaattttaactgtaaattatattttttttctctctcgaaaTTCTTTCCCTTACCTGATTAACTTTAAATGAATTGCactagtgttcacaaaataaattaTCTCAAAACTAATCACGACGCTAATAACgtataattagacttaatcatACGATTATGAATATATAACGTGACAAAAACCTCACCACCACCGCCATCACCTTTGTGCGGGCTTCGAGAAGCCAGCTTAGGTGGCAAcgaggaaggagggagggggTGGCAGCGCTGGGGCGTGGAGCCACTGAGTCGCCCCCTGTGAGTAACGCAGGGGCGAGGGTCTCTTTAACGAACTTGCTCGTTGAATGGTTTCATCTTGCCTTGTCACTGTTCAGTTTCTTTGGTTTAGATTATTAGAATTCTTTACTCGATTGCTTGTGGATGCCATGATACGACGCAGGCAGCATCGCCTCAGGCCTCCTCTTTGAATCTATGCTTTGCTTCTTTCCCTTTTGCTTTTGTATGTACCTGTTGCGAAGCAAGGCATTCCAATCCCTCTCTCGCTTTCGCGTGCGTATATATAGGCATCCAAAACAACCAATCCAGCAGACAACAACGGCAACGCACAACAggttctttgtttctttcttgcAAACCTTTAGCTGCGGCGGATCCACCAGCGGCCCGAGACAATGCCGGTGAAGGTGTTCGGGTCGCCGACGTCGGCGGAGGTCGCCCGCGTCCTGGCCTGCCTGTTCGAGAAGGACGTCGAGTTCCAGCTCATTCGCGTCGACTCATTCCGCGGCCCCAAGCGCCAGCCTAATTACCTCAAGCTTCAGGTAATTCCACAAGCCTACGCCTATGTACGCACTTGCAAGGACCGTTCATTCCTGACGAGTGCCCACTGGGAAAATTCTGCAGCCTCGCGGCGAGGCGCTCACCTTCGAGGACGGCGAAGTCACCCTCGTCGGTACGTACGCGAGTGGTGCAAGAATCAATTAACCTCGACGACTTGCAAACATCTGTGCAGCGAAATGTTAGAATTTTGATGCACTTTTGCTGAATATAATGCATGAATGCAGAGTCGAGGAAGATCCTGCGGCACATTGCGGACAAGTACAAGAACCAGGGGTACAAGGACCTGTTCGGCCCGGGCGCGCTGGAGCGCGCATCCATCGAGCAGTGGCTGCAGACGGAGGCTCAGAGCTTCGACGTCCCCAGCGCCGACATGGTCTACAGCCTCGCCTACCTGCCGTCCGACATGCCGCTCGACGGCAAGAAGGCCAACACTGGCGGTTTCCCATCGGCCGGGATGCACCCGGCGCACCGGCAGAAGACGGAGGAGATGCTGCAGCTGTTCGAGAAGAGCCGGAAGGAGCTGGGCAAGCTGCTGGACATCTACGAGCAGCGCCTGGACCAGGAGGAGTACCTGGCGGGCAACAAGTTCACGCTCGCCGACCTGTCGCACCTGCCCAACGCCGACCGCCTCGCCGCCGACCCGCGGTCCGCGCGCCTCATCGAGTCGCGCAAGAACGTCAGCAGGTGGTGGTACACCATCTCCGGCCGCGACCCGTGGAAGAGGGTCAAGGAGCTGCAGCGCCCGCCGTCCGCGGAGGCGCCGTTCTGATCTCCACCGCGCGCGGTGGCGGCGAGGGGCACACGCACAGTACGGTCGCGGTTTCTGCTGTTGTCGGTCCGCGCGTTCCCATTGTTCTGAATAATTATCCCTCGGCCCTGCCTCAATGTTCATTGTTCATCGTGTAATAAATTGTGCAAGAGAATGCCGCCTCTTTTgcagaaataaataaaaaagttctcGTTTTCCAAAGAGCCCTAATTGGGTCTTGTTTTACAGAAGAAAGCATCAAATCTCAGGAGAACACATATTAAAAAGGTAAGATGATTATTGGATCTAGTACATAGAAATCAACAAACGTTATCACAAATATCTCAAGCTAGCAGCCCCTCAAACATCAGTAATGCAATTTACAGGGTACTGAGCGTGGACACTGGGGTTCAAAATCAGAGTAATTATCACGGTGGCACATGCTAATAGTTTAGCTAGCCTCGTTACGATAGTTTATCCCGATAGCCTTTTATTAAAAAGTAGGCTATTTAGTTTTTTACGAGGTTAGTATCatttaattataaaatatataaaattagaagtaaagataaaaaataagtttgtggaagagaaaattattttatctCTAAACTTGTATCCAAATTGTATGCATGTAATGTTTcgatttgtatatattttgatcaactatAAAAAAATCGTGTGCTAAATATAGACAGCTCAAACAAAATCAGAATAGATTTGTCTTGCCTGTATGATGTGTTTTGCCTGCTGTTTACTAATGCGATGACCTTAAGCTATATGATGCTTCTTTGatttattatcttagtaagaattttgaatgtttttatttttattatgaattttagctattgattaattgtattttacattgactgtttatttaggtatttgaaatcgaactactaatttttcataatttttaatttcgaatctagctatttattaattatatttaatataGATTCTTTGATTTAATTTAGACCGTTAGATTTTCGTAACAATAAGTGATCtatatccttttctttttttctgacgTGGTAATTTCGTGATTTGAAAGCGAACATTATAACTtacactcaaataataatacaaTAGATATAATACAATCTTAACCAACCGAAACTATCGTGCAGTTCACGTGAAGAGGTTCCCCATGTTCACAGAACAAGCACCTCTGATCTACGGGGGCAAGCCGATGATGTTACAAACAAAGGATTCTTGCAATCTTTCCTCGGTTTCGTGCTCTGTTCCTGTTCGCCATCAGGCTGATGCCCTGATCGACTCAGGTTTCGCAGCTTCATGCACAAGTCCATGGCTTGTCTTCAAGACTTCACCAACCTTCCACTTTCTACTTGTCGGACGTGCAGTGCCCTAAACCTCCGCGTCGTCCGCCTGATCCATCTCGGCCGCCGGCCGGCAGCTGACCTCCTGAACACCGCGGCGGCGCTTCTGGCATACGTGCAGAGACGTGAACATCTTCGTCAGCGCCGCTGCATCGTCCACCTGCTGAACCACATCCGGCCGGCAGCTGATCTCTTGGATAAGGCGGCGGCGCTTCTGGCACCTCCGGCGCATGATCGCGTCGAGATCAACCTCCTCTCTCATCTTC is a genomic window of Phragmites australis chromosome 24, lpPhrAust1.1, whole genome shotgun sequence containing:
- the LOC133907600 gene encoding glutathione S-transferase F10-like translates to MPVKVFGSPTSAEVARVLACLFEKDVEFQLIRVDSFRGPKRQPNYLKLQPRGEALTFEDGEVTLVESRKILRHIADKYKNQGYKDLFGPGALERASIEQWLQTEAQSFDVPSADMVYSLAYLPSDMPLDGKKANTGGFPSAGMHPAHRQKTEEMLQLFEKSRKELGKLLDIYEQRLDQEEYLAGNKFTLADLSHLPNADRLAADPRSARLIESRKNVSRWWYTISGRDPWKRVKELQRPPSAEAPF